The following coding sequences lie in one Candidatus Thorarchaeota archaeon genomic window:
- a CDS encoding PRC-barrel domain-containing protein, translating into MFQCCNVKFSDLRSKTVYDRSGKPIGRVADFIVKLAGNRVELKSLVIAGSKKEEFMERIGLKPDDDPVFQLDCVDRIESDIHLAVEGSSLRTMLDRSAMNADDVKMSALTKAKVVDSDDVKVGNVIDIWFDTKDKIWLVLGGGFLEETLERIGAQPDIDLLVPEEAVESLTKKQIRLKWTKFQLEATCKSEYERYKREVATRHEAGKEDIRAVQMRLTGAPPRGFV; encoded by the coding sequence GTGTTCCAGTGTTGTAATGTCAAGTTCTCTGATCTGAGAAGCAAGACCGTATATGACCGTTCGGGCAAGCCGATTGGTCGAGTGGCCGACTTCATTGTGAAGCTCGCTGGAAACAGGGTGGAGCTCAAGTCGCTTGTCATTGCAGGTTCCAAGAAAGAGGAGTTCATGGAGCGCATAGGTCTGAAGCCCGATGACGACCCGGTGTTTCAGCTTGACTGCGTCGACCGCATCGAGAGTGATATCCATCTTGCTGTCGAAGGGTCCTCCCTACGCACGATGCTCGACAGGAGCGCAATGAATGCGGATGACGTGAAGATGTCTGCATTGACAAAGGCCAAGGTAGTTGACTCCGATGATGTGAAAGTGGGTAACGTGATAGACATCTGGTTCGACACCAAGGACAAGATCTGGCTGGTTCTGGGTGGAGGCTTTCTGGAAGAGACACTCGAGAGGATTGGTGCTCAGCCCGACATTGACCTGCTCGTCCCTGAAGAGGCAGTCGAGTCTCTGACCAAGAAGCAGATCAGACTGAAGTGGACGAAGTTCCAGCTGGAGGCCACCTGCAAGAGTGAGTACGAGCGCTATAAGCGAGAGGTAGCGACACGACACGAAGCTGGCAAGGAAGACATTCGCGCTGTCCAGATGCGTCTGACTGGAGCTCCTCCCCGCGGATTCGTCTAG